Part of the Patagioenas fasciata isolate bPatFas1 chromosome 24, bPatFas1.hap1, whole genome shotgun sequence genome is shown below.
CCAGGACCCCAGCgggtgacaccacagggacacgcAGCGCCAGGGCGCTCACCCCGAGAGCAGAATTTTCAGCAATTTTCCCTAAGTTCACCGGGAAGGACACGCACCTGCGGCCGAAAGCAAACGGGTGGGAAAGAGCCTCATTCCCGGTGGTGGGGAAAGGATCCAGCAGAGGGTACAAACAGGGATCAACTGGCAGTTTTGGGGCACCCAGACCTTTCTCTAGGGGCACCTTCTGAAATAAAGCCACCCCCAAGTCACGCTAAAGCTTTTCCCTGTGGCAAAATGCCAGCAAGACCTCAGCACACCTGCAGAAACCACGCTCACCGCTGCTTAGTCAGAGCAAAAAGCTTGAGCAGGAGAAATTTGGGGGAGGAAATTTGGGGGGGGAAATTTGGGAGATGCCTACCCAGAGTGCAAGATTTGGGCAGCGGGACACATCAGCTCTGGGGTTCGGCGAGGAAGAAAATCTTCCCGGAGCGCCTAGGGGAGATAAGATGCAGCACGTTCACTCTGAAGCCTAATGTGATCCGCGGCGAACGGCACGGCTGAGCCattcttccagcttccccatccGGGAGCGGTTCCCGAGCCGGCCCCCCTCCTACATCCGCCATCACTGGCTCAGCGTCACCACGCCCGGCCCTTGCCGGCATGTCCGGGCCCACGTGCCTCCCTTGTTTTATAACCACACACCGACAGGTCCATCTCTGCTAATTTTAGGAGTTAAATTTATCAAATAAAGTGATTGTTTTCCCCTATTTTTTCACAGCCATGCTGCACAGCTCCATCCACTGGCTTCAGAAAAGCCTTCAGCTGCACAACAACCAGGCGCTGCTGGCGGCAGCCACCGATTGCCATCACTTCTGTCCCCTCTTCATCCTCGACCCCTCTGCCCTCCCTGCCAGCACCAAGGCTCAGCACTGCCTCGAGTCCCTGAGGGATTTGGAGCCTGTGGGACGTGGGCTCCAGGTGAGTCACGAGGGGTCTCAGAGGGGGTCTAGAGGGGCTCTCAGGGGATTTGGGAGGGGGATcttgagggggtttggggactCTAAAGGAGATTTGTGGGGGTCTTGAAGGCTCTCAAGGAGGTCtcaggaggatttgggggggctcTTGAGGGGGTTTGTGGGGTTAAAGCAGATTTGAGGGGGCTTGAGGGCTCTTGATGGGGTCTCAAGGGGATTTGAGGGCTAAAGCAGATTGGGAGGGTCTCAAGGGGGCCTAAGGGGGATTCGGGGGGGTCATGAGGAGGTTTGGGGACCCTAAAGGGGATTTGGGAGGGTGTCAAGAGGATTTGGGGCTCtcacagggatttgggggggtcttgggggactTCGAGTCCCCCCCATCCCAAACCACAACCCCAGTATGTGCTTCCAATCCAAGCCCGGGTGTGCGGCTTTGAAAAGCCAGAGGCTCTGCCCAGTTGCCGCCTTCTCCTCCAGGCACCCAGCAGGAGCCATCATCCAGCCCTAAATCACAAAGCAAAGAGGGGAAGATCAAGCAGCGCTGAGCCCTGTGGGGTCCAGCACTACTTGTCATGGTCTGACTCTCCTTTAATTAATCCCCTCCCCAATCTCATCCGGGGACGGACGATTTTGCCGCTGCCACTGTCCCAAAAATCAGCTGCATATACCTGGAAATCAGCTCAATACACCTGGAAACCCCCAAACTGCTGTAACACAGAGGCACAAACCCCTGGGGCGACATCCCCACTGCATCCACCTCCGCCTTGGCTACAATAGAATCGTTATTAAAAGGAAGAGGTAATTAAGAAAGTACAGCTGGATTCGCAACCTACTGTGTTGAAATCCCCCAGTGGCACAAGAGTGTTTCAGTTAAACTCATCGTGGGCAAGCCTGCGGCATATTCAATTGCCTGTGGAGAATATTAGGAAATCAGTTGAGTACAAGGCAAGAGGACAAAACAGGGCTAATTTGTCTCTAAATAGACCCACAAAGTGACAAACGGATACCCGGAGAGACAGAGAACAGCTTCTCCTCCAGAAAAGCTCTGAATACACCCAAACTCCTCCACACAGAGTTGCACAGTCCAAGCACCGCTCTTAGCACCTCGCAGGCTGGGAGACACCGCTGCACAGACACAAACCTGAGCAGAGAAGCAGCTCGAGGGACGAACTCGAGAAAATACGGCCCCTGAGGGGTAAAAGACCCCTCGAACAGGACGGTCCGGGCTTCGGGCCCCTCACAGCACAGCCTGACAGGCGGCACCACACGAAGCTCCCGCCCCGCGCCGACGCCGCAACTGCATTGCGCATGCGCCCGCTGGCTTTTATATCAGCGCGAAGCATCGCGAGAATAGTTCCGAACTCCCGCGCGCGCGCTCTTCGCTGCAACCAGCCAATGGGAGGGCGGGACGGAAAGGAGAGCGAGCCAATCCCATCCCGCCGCCCGGCGCTAGGGGCGGGGCGAGGCGCGGCGGCCGGACGTCTCCTCGTGGGGGCGGGCGCGCTGGGCGCCAGGTGCgtgcggcgcggggcgggggcgccgTCGCCGTCGCCATGGCGATGgcggcctggggagggggggaggcggTTGCTATGGCGACGGCGGGACGCGGCCGCCATGACCGGGAGGCCCGAAAGCCGCGGTGGTCAGCGGGGGCTCCGTCCCTTCAGCGGGGGCCCGGGAGACGAGGAGGTCGGGGGTGAGCCCGAGGAGGGCGAGGGGCCCGGGGGGCGGCCGCGTTATGGCGGCGAAGGGCGATGGGGGCCTAGTCCCACCTCGGCGGGGCCGCTCTGTGAGCCCCCTCGGCACCGTCGCCCTCTTACAAAAACCATTTTCTTGGACGTTTTCCCACATAAAAAGGAGCCTGTTCTTTATTTTCCCTCAGGTTTAGCGTGAGAGGGGGCGCGGCGGAGGGGAAGGGTAAGTCCTGGAGGCTCTGGTTCCAGTTTGTGGGGGTACAGACCCCATTTCCAGGCCTCATTTTATCATTTCTTCTCATTTCTCATGGAGCTGCTGGGAGTCCAAAGATCAGGAAGAACCTCAGCGTTAAATAAAACACCTCTGATGGGTTTTAAGTCGCGGATCTTGTGTTCATACTGTCAGCACGCACAGGAGCCAGGTTTGGGTTTCCTTGCCCGTTGAATCGCTGAGGTTTTGGCCTTTTTAGGACAATTTTGATGAGCCTGCTCCAATTACTGTTCCCACATGGAGAGATAAAGCTTGGGAATCAGCCAGGATGGCTCATCAACATCCTTTTGGATTCTCACTGAAACATAGTGGATTTTAAACTATAATATTTGTCTTATCCCAACGTCTTAAAGCCACTTAATTTAAAAGGGAGATGTGAATTACAGCCTCCCTGGTGGTTGTTCTCAGCGCTCCAAGCTAAAAGTAATTGATGAGCAATTAATTTGTGCcttcttctttatttatttcctgGGATGTTTCTGCAGAGTGAGGTCCGACATTGACTGAGCAGCATAACTTGTTCTGTGGGCTTTTTAAGAATGATTTATCTGCATATTATATATACGTATTATAAGTATGCACCCAACCGTGAGCCTCAGCAATAATTTGGCATATCTTTTATTTTGGCCTTTGGTTTTAGCTGCAATACTTCACATTTCGAGTGTTTTTGCAGCCCGACGTGTCTTCCTTATGTTACATATAAAATAATTGCCATTAAGAGAAATAAGCACTTTTGTAAAGACATAAACCAACTAGATATTATTTCTGAGGTTGTTTCTATTTTGGCAATCTGTATTAAACAGAAATGAAGGTTGCAGTTCATGACACTAGACAACCATTTCTTTGTAACTACCAGTTCaaaagctgatttatttttttcctcagttcaaaattactttcaaaatgtccttaatgctttagagGTGCTTAAAAATTGAATCGATGGCTCTGCCATTTAAAGCAGAACAGGAGCAGTTCTCAGCAGGCGAACAAGCCCATGTGGTGTTTTATATATAAACAGGTTTGATATTTGACACTTAGCTGATAATTAGCAACCTAAAACTAATAtcactttatttcctttttaatttttatttcggAGAGGACCATGTTTGCCAGCAAATCTCTTCTATTTTACATCTTGAAAGTGTTTTTGGGACCTAAACTTTGGTGTCTGCGCACTTTAAGGTCACATTGGGCTGGATGATCATCTCATCCCCGGGGAATTAAATTCTCTGGGTGGCTTTTTGTAGCCAAGAAAAAGCCTTTATTATTTGGAGCAGTTAAGGAAGGGGATGAGAGTCCCGGGGGCAAAGTTCAGGACGAAAGAAAAGCACAATTTTCAGCCCAAAGGTGACCTCACCAAGATAATAAAAGCTGGTGAAAAAGCTGGCTCAACAAAAACCGGCGGGCTGTCCCACGTTGtgttgcatatatataatataaactctctatatatacatacacaaactTTGCTTGTGGTGATTTATCTCCTACAGAAACTGGATGGCGTCTACGCGCAGCCTGGGGCCAGAATCACTGCTGGAAGATGGAATGCCGCCTGCAAAAAAGCCCAGGTTAATTTAATTATCCTCCAATTAGTTTCTCCTAATAAGCGCGTCTTCTGCAAACCCCACGTCGTTCTTCAGAGACGTTACGGACAAGCCCTGTCATTGGTATCTTCCTGCGTGGAATAAAGGCTTTAACACCCAAAACACGCTTTTATTTGTGCAACCGTTACGCACAGTTGCACAAAACAATGGGTTTTACTGCTCTGTCTCCCTGGTTTAGGTGGGTGTTAAGCCCAGCTCAGGTCCTGCCCAGGCTTCAGGTCACGTTGGATGCGGTGGTTGGACAGCAGTTTCATGGCAAATAATTTTCTGCGTGGAAAGGCTAAATATCTCAATTTCGGAGGCTCCCCATACTAATAAATTGgccataataatattaataataaattggccataataatattaataataaattggttgtaatgataataataattaattggTCTTTTTATAATTCTCCAAGTGGCAACTTGATTGTGATGCTAATTCGGGCTGTATCGATGCTTCTTCCCCTCCAGGCTGGGCTCAGAAATTAAGGCACTATCATTACAAACGAGCCACTAATTCATCCAGCAAGTCATCCCCCCCTAATctgatttatttataagttatcaTTTTGGATTTCGGTCCCTGGTCGTGTTTTTATACAAGCTCATTAGCACAAATATTAATCGATTCTTTGTGTGCGAAGCCAGCAGtcccaaatttaaacccattTATCACAGCgaggaccttaaaaaaaaaagggttaacTTGTCTTTTTTTGCACACAGGGACAGCAAAACTCCATCTGCGCGGTgttgctttcaaaaataaaaaaaccctctttttcaCGAGATTCTTTGTATCTGGGCTTCCAAAACTTGGCCTTGCAGGAAGCTCTTGCCAAGCCTCAAAACTAAGAAGCCCCAAGAACTCGTCTTGGTGATCGGGACAGGGATCAGCGCTGCGGTCGCTCCCCACGTCCCAGCATTGAAATCGTGGAAGGGTTTGATCCAGGCGCTCCTGGACGCTGCCGTTGACTTCGATTTGCTGGAGGACGAAGAGAGCAAACGCTTCCAGAAGTGTCTCCATGAAGACAAGAACTTGGTGCACGTTGCCCATGACCTTATCCAGAAGCTGTCACCGGTAAGTTCATGGTTGTTGACCTGGAAATATTCGATCCGTGCCTCCTAGTTTTCAAAAAGAGCCATATTTGGTTCTGCAGTGTGCCCCAATCTCCAAAAGTTGCTCTGTCTTAGAGAAATATTTGCGTAGTTTTTCATCGAGTTTGCCACAAAACTTGATTAAAAAGCCCCCGACTCTGATCTGAATCTCTCCCCTCCTCAGCGCACGAGCAACGTTCGCTCCACCTTTTTCAAAGACTGTTTGTACGAGGTGTTTGACGACCTGGAATCGAAAATGGAAGATTCCGGGAAGCagctgcttcagtctgtgctggaTCTGATGGAGAACGGCGCTCTGGTGTTAACGACCAACTTCGACAACCTGCTGGAACTGTACGCAGCGCACCAGGGGAAGCACCTGGAGTCTCTTGACCTGACTGACGAAAAGAAGGTAAAATatggtgattttttaaaatcagagcTGTTTGTTGTGATTTAATTGCTGTTAGACAGACTCGCCATCTTCCCATCGTGCGTTTTACCGGCGGAGAGCATCCCATCCGTATCTTGACTCATTAAACACACGCGACGTGTGGTCTCTGGTCATTCCAACTCATTTCTGCACTTCATGTTTCCTGTGCGACCTCAATCTAAGTATTTAGAGCCTTACAAATAACCATTTTAATTATTGCAAGCTTAAACGAGCTGAGGGCCGCAGGAGGAAACTGAGAGCAAACCGTGGCTTTTAGAAACAAAGGTCAGTCATTGAGCGCCCCTGGAGCTTCTCGGAGCCTCGAGGGGGCAAGAAATAAACCTTTTTAAGCTTGAGAAACGTGTTGAGATGCCTTTTTCCGCCGAGTCCGGTGTGCTGATTTGTTGTTGACCCAAAGAACGCTGTAGAATGTTTTATTTTGAGgatttttggttgtttcttttgcGAAGGTGCTGGAGTGGGCGcaagagaagaggaaactgagcgTCCTGCACATCCACGGCGTTTACACCAACCCTGGTGGCATCGTCCTGCACCCAGCCGGCTACCAGAACGTGCTGCGCAACACCGAGGTGATGGTGAGACCTCCCTCTTCTCTTCTACACAGCGCATCTTTACATCTCCCGCTGCCCCCTTAAGCGGGCGTAGACTAAGCCGAGTTTAAAGCCTGACTCTAATTTCGTGAAGCAGCCGAGGAGGGATGGATTCTCTAAGCAGCATGTAAGCTTTGCCGTGATTAAGGAGCTCTTTCCCTTTCTTAAAGCGGGCGATTCAGAAGCTGTACGAGAATAAATCCTTCCTGTTCTTGGGCTGCGGTTGGACTGTCGACGACACCACGTTCCAGGCGCTGTTTTTAGAGGCGGTGAAGCACAAATCCGACCTGGAGCACTTCATGCTGGTGCGCAGGGAGGACGTGGACGAGTTTAAAAAGCTGCGCGAGAACATGCTGGACAAAGGGATTAAAGTTATTTCCTACGGAGACGAATACACCGATTTGCCTGAATATTTTGAGAGGCTGGCGGGCGAGATAGCAGCGCGCGGACCAACAGGTACGTCCGCCTCGTTTATTCGGAAAACCGAAAGCTTTAATGGAAAATCGCactaaaaaaatcataaaaatgaggaaaaagaagCAGGTTTGCCAGCCAGCGCGTGTTCCAAGGGTAAAACCCACCTGGGAGAACATGGCTGTTGGTGCAGGGTTGATTTTACACCCGGCCGCGCTCTCTGCTCTCTCTCCTAGGCCAGCCTAAGGAGGGACAACAGCTCAacggctctgctgctgcccaaaTCAAAGGTAAAATTCATCCCAACCCCTTTTTCCAGCCACTTTGCAGCCGCTCAGGCTTTGCGGAGCCTTTTCCTTCCTGCAGGACGCAGCGCTTGAACTCCAGGACCTGAAATGCAGCCAGCGACTCCATAGGACAGGCCTAAGCCAGAGGCCTGCACGGTTTAAGCCCGGTCTAGGGGAAGAGGCACATATTGGACATTTAACATTGCAATTGTCTTTTTAATCACGTTTGCGCATGCTGGGGGCGTACGGGCTCCTCTAATTTCATACTTAGTGCTTTTATATTCTGTACTTTCCATTAAAAGCATAAAACTTGAATTCTTTTTCTTTACGGAAAGCTCTAGTTTTCTAGTCTTTCTACTCTATTTTGTACGTTGAAGCTTCTATTAAAGCCCCATTCACTTAAAGTTTGTGGCTGGCATGTGATTTGCACCTCACACCCGCCCGGAGGCAAATTTTCTACACGGAGAACAAAATCttgaagtttatttctttgtttttttatatatatatatatataaattatgtcTCTTTAGCAGACAGCATTCGATTTATTGCACTAGAGCACACCTGCGATACAAGAGCTACAAGACATCGTCGGAAGAGGTTTGTATTATTCCGCGTAGACCGGGAGCAAGAGGCACTCGAGGGGGCAGGAAAGCAGCAAGCAGCCACCGGTATCTtccaaaattaatgcatttttgccttttttccctagCAAACACCACCGAGGAGACACAATTAGCGCTATCGGACCAAGATCTCCCGTTCCCGGTGTCCAGGTACCGCACTCCAGCGTCCCGGTGACAACAAACCGGGGACATTTAAGGCAACTTGAGCGTTTTCCCATCTCCAACCCAGCCCTGTTGTTCTTTTTGGTTTATCAGCTTCGGTGGAGCTGCCACAGCAAAAAGTCGCTCATCTCCTCCCTAAATTGGTCTAAAAACCCAAagcaggtcaaaaaaaaaaagcctttaaactCCCCAAAAAGCACGAACAATACAAAGCTCCGGTCTCAGCTTCCCCGCGAGGGAGCCTGTGTCACTTAAAACACAACGAAGGAACCCAGGGAAAGGGGTTTTTTGCTGGATAAAAGGGGGTTTtatccaaaaaaaacccccacccctTGCACCCATATCCCTTCATTTGTTCTGCACTACAGGGGAAAGACTAAAGCATTTTCTTCTCGGACATCTGCGAAGAGAAATTTGGtggttttttaaattatgtttcttttttttaggcCTTCATGAGCGCGGCGACCACGGCCTTGGCGTTAAGGCTGCGCAGGTCGCAATACGTCTGCCCGGTGCCGACGAAAACGATGGGTTTGCTCGTGATGTAGGTCATGGAGATGGCAGCGCCCACCTGCCGAGGGATAACGAGCATCGTTAGGCTGCGAAATAACGAGCTCCGAGGTGTCTGGGCGATGTCCTTACCTTGTCATCGATGGTGTCGAACTTGGTGAGGACAATCCCATCAATGAGCCGCGGCGTCTGCGCCATGGAGTGATCAGCCAAGGCTTTGTTGAACTTGACCTAGAAGAAGCGAGAAGAggcaaaaaaatgtatttttggtgGCCAAGTCTCCACTAAAATGGATAAAATTGGGGGTTTTTGCTCAAACTTGGGCGCCTACCAGCTGATCCACGGCCTCGTTGCCCACCAGCGCTTCCCCAACAAACAGCACCAAGTCGGGCGCGTTGACGGCGATGAGTTTGGCCAACGCGGTCATCAAGGGCGCGTTGTCCTGCATGCGGCCCGCCGTGTCCACCAGCACCACGTCGAAACCCTGATTCCGTGCTGGGCGGTCAAAAAGACACCATCAAACACtattttctccccaaaatgcCATTTCCCGCTGCCGTTTTTCCTCAAAATACCGTAGGAAATGGCCTCCATGGCGATGCCGGCGGCGTCTTTGCCGTAGCCTTTCTCGTAGAGCTGCACCATGGTCTTCCCGCCATGGCTCTCCGGGGGGTGCAGCGCGTTGAGGCGGCGCGTGTGGGTGCGCAGCTGCTCCACCGCGCCCGCCCGGAACGTGTCGCAGGCAGCGATCAGGACGCTGAAACCGTTCTCAATCAGCCAGAACGAGATCTGGGGACGGTTAAtagattgttaaaaaaaaaaaaggcacttttaaaaataaaagcggggggggggggggggggggacaggaaAAAGGCACAACCCAAAGCTTCACTTTAAAGGCGATACGAAATAAGTTGACAATTTCCCAGCAACAAAGGtggtgaaaaaaacaaccaaccttttGCTTATTGTTCATTACATAATGAAATTTGTGCGGATTGAGAGCAATAAAAGGAGACTGAAAGGGAAAAGATTAcgatattttcaaaattaatggaGATGACGCCTTTCTGGCTTTTTTTAAATAGTCAAAGTAAAAAGGTTTTATCAGGACGTAGAAACCTGTACAGTTTCTATTTGAGGTTTAACAACTTTTAATCCTATTACAGATGATTAAAATAAGACCCTACTTGCTGTACGACCAAGAAGGTGTCACAAGAGGGAGAAGAATTGTCCCCCTGCTCCCCGAGAGGCCCATGTCCCACCTTGGCCAGGTTGGTGGACTTGCCGACACCATTGACGCCACAGAACGTCACCACATAAGGCCGGTGCTGCCGCTGGGCGTCCAGGACGTCACGCAGGACGTCCACACggcgctggggctgcaggatctgcacCAGGGCCTCCTGCAGCGCCTGCTTCACCGTCGACGTCACCGCTGGGGATGAAAAAATAACGTGTCACA
Proteins encoded:
- the FAM118B gene encoding protein FAM118B isoform X2; the encoded protein is MASTRSLGPESLLEDGMPPAKKPRKLLPSLKTKKPQELVLVIGTGISAAVAPHVPALKSWKGLIQALLDAAVDFDLLEDEESKRFQKCLHEDKNLVHVAHDLIQKLSPRTSNVRSTFFKDCLYEVFDDLESKMEDSGKQLLQSVLDLMENGALVLTTNFDNLLELYAAHQGKHLESLDLTDEKKVLEWAQEKRKLSVLHIHGVYTNPGGIVLHPAGYQNVLRNTEVMRAIQKLYENKSFLFLGCGWTVDDTTFQALFLEAVKHKSDLEHFMLVRREDVDEFKKLRENMLDKGIKVISYGDEYTDLPEYFERLAGEIAARGPTGQPKEGQQLNGSAAAQIKDSIRFIALEHTCDTRATRHRRKSKHHRGDTISAIGPRSPVPGVQVPHSSVPVTTNRGHLRQLERFPISNPALLFFLVYQLRWSCHSKKSLISSLNWSKNPKQVKKKKPLNSPKSTNNTKLRSQLPREGACVT
- the FAM118B gene encoding protein FAM118B isoform X1; translated protein: MASTRSLGPESLLEDGMPPAKKPRKLLPSLKTKKPQELVLVIGTGISAAVAPHVPALKSWKGLIQALLDAAVDFDLLEDEESKRFQKCLHEDKNLVHVAHDLIQKLSPRTSNVRSTFFKDCLYEVFDDLESKMEDSGKQLLQSVLDLMENGALVLTTNFDNLLELYAAHQGKHLESLDLTDEKKVLEWAQEKRKLSVLHIHGVYTNPGGIVLHPAGYQNVLRNTEVMRAIQKLYENKSFLFLGCGWTVDDTTFQALFLEAVKHKSDLEHFMLVRREDVDEFKKLRENMLDKGIKVISYGDEYTDLPEYFERLAGEIAARGPTGQPKEGQQLNGSAAAQIKADSIRFIALEHTCDTRATRHRRKSKHHRGDTISAIGPRSPVPGVQVPHSSVPVTTNRGHLRQLERFPISNPALLFFLVYQLRWSCHSKKSLISSLNWSKNPKQVKKKKPLNSPKSTNNTKLRSQLPREGACVT
- the FAM118B gene encoding protein FAM118B isoform X3; the protein is MASTRSLGPESLLEDGMPPAKKPRKLLPSLKTKKPQELVLVIGTGISAAVAPHVPALKSWKGLIQALLDAAVDFDLLEDEESKRFQKCLHEDKNLVHVAHDLIQKLSPRTSNVRSTFFKDCLYEVFDDLESKMEDSGKQLLQSVLDLMENGALVLTTNFDNLLELYAAHQGKHLESLDLTDEKKVLEWAQEKRKLSVLHIHGVYTNPGGIVLHPAGYQNVLRNTEVMRAIQKLYENKSFLFLGCGWTVDDTTFQALFLEAVKHKSDLEHFMLVRREDVDEFKKLRENMLDKGIKVISYGDEYTDLPEYFERLAGEIAARGPTGQPKEGQQLNGSAAAQIKGRSA